One Tachysurus fulvidraco isolate hzauxx_2018 chromosome 2, HZAU_PFXX_2.0, whole genome shotgun sequence DNA segment encodes these proteins:
- the pip5k1ca gene encoding phosphatidylinositol 4-phosphate 5-kinase type-1 gamma isoform X1, giving the protein MEAAADGASSLAEAEDGSPLSGDEPEFGVGDSQAMDPDAVRNAFISEMASSSGQPGLGKKIGHRGVDASGETTYKKTTSSALKGAIQLGIGYTVGNLSSKPERDVLMQDFYVVESIFFPSEGSNLTPAHHYPDFRFKTYAPVAFRYFRELFGIRPDDYLYSLCNEPLIELSNPGASGSVFYVTKDDEFIIKTVLHKEAEFLQKLLPGYYMNLNQNPRTLLPKFFGLYCVQSGGKNIRVVVMNNILPRVVRMHLKYDLKGSTYKRRASKKEREKAKPTFKDLDFMQDIPEGLMLDVDTYNALVKTLQRDCLVLESFKIMDYSLLLGLHNLDQAEREQNIEGSPSSSDGKRPPAQKALYTTAMESIQGASACGKDIDTDDTMGGIPAVNSKGERLLLYIGIIDILQSYRLIKKLEHTWKALVHDGDTVSVHRPSFYADRFFRFMSSTVFRKTSSLRSSPSKRGRGSLAMPKYSGPGAAWSISQLPSERDNNIYDLRGARSFPTLEDEGRSDVLPCTPPSFEDATTASIATTLSSTTSLSIPERSPSDTSEQPRYRRHTQSSQDGTTQEEDQQTITVEVELKRQDSEPTLIAPQPSPETSEELELCAEASCSTVPVSPKIVVDSDCTSQASGCPSHSSVDEDDDVPITDIYFPLEERSWVYSPLHYATDSRSLPTGDEDSDTQ; this is encoded by the exons ATGCTGTCAGAAATGCTTTCATCTCAGAG ATGGCATCATCTTCAGGCCAGCCAGGCCTCGGGAAAAAGATCGGACACAGAGGGGTGGACGCTTCTGGAGAGACGACATACAAGAAG ACCACATCATCAGCACTGAAAGGAGCCATCCAGCTTGGTATCGGCTACACGGTGGGCAATCTGAGCTCCAAGCCCGAGAGAGACGTCCTCATGCAGGACTTCTACGTAGTGGAGAGCATCTTCTTTCCCAG cGAGGGGAGCAACCTGACGCCGGCCCACCACTATCCCGACTTCCGTTTCAAGACATATGCCCCTGTGGCTTTCCGTTACTTCAGGGAGCTGTTTGGGATTCGCCCCGATGATTATCTG TACTCTCTATGTAACGAGCCGCTGATCGAGTTGTCGAACCCGGGAGCCAGCGGTTCTGTGTTCTATGTCACCAAGGATGACGAGTTCATCATCAAGACTGTCTTGCACAAGGAGGCGGAGTTCCTACAGAAGCTTCTGCCTGGGTATTACATG AACCTTAACCAGAACCCTCGCACACTGCTGCCCAAGTTTTTCGGCTTGTACTGCGTGCAATCCGGAGGAAAGAACATCCGAGTGGTTGTCATGAACAACATCCTGCCCAGGGTGGTACGCATGCACCTTAAATACGACCTAAAGGGCTCTACATACAAGCGCCGGGCCTCGAAAAAGGAGCGAGAGAAGGCAAAGCCAACATTTAAAGACCTCGACTTCATGCAGGACATTCCTGAGGGCCTGATGCTGGATGTTGACACTTACAATGCCCTTGTCAAGACGCTCCAGAGAGATTGCTTG GTGCTGGAGAGTTTTAAGATCATGGATTACAGTTTGTTGCTGGGGCTTCATAACCTCGACCAGGCTGAGAGGGAGCAGAACATCGAGGGCTCTCCGAGTAGCAGTGACGGGAAGAGACCACCAGCACAGAAAGCCCTCTACACCACAGCCATGGAGTCCATCCAGGGAGCCTCAGCCTGCGGAAAGGACATCGACACTGACGACAC GATGGGAGGCATCCCAGCAGTGAACAGTAAAGGAGAGCGTCTGTTGCTGTACATTGGCATCATTGACATCCTGCAGTCCTACAG GTTAATAAAGAAATTAGAACACACATGGAAAGCTCTCGTTCATGACGGG GACACAGTGTCTGTGCACCGACCTTCTTTCTATGCAGACAGATTCTTCAGATTTATGAGCAGCACAGTATTTCGGAAGACCTCCT CCTTGAGGTCTTCTCCCTCAAAGCGTGGCCGAGGAAGCCTGGCTATGCCCAAATACTCAGGGCCTGGAGCTGCATGGTCGATCAGCCAGCTTCCCTCTGAGAGAGACAACAACATTTACGACCTTCGAGGGGCTCGCAGCTTCCCCACACTGGAGGACGAAG gTCGCTCAGATGTTCTTCCCTGCACACCTCCATCATTTGAGGATGCCACCACAGCCTCCATTGCCACCACACTCTCCTCCACCACCTCTCTCTCCATTCCAGAACGCTCCCCATCTGACACCTCTGAGCAACCCCGCTACAG GAGACACACCCAGTCTAGCCAAGACGGAAC GACACAGGAGGAAGATCAGCAGACCATCACAGTAGAGGTGGAGTTGAAAAGACAAGACAGCGAGCCTACGCTCATAGCACCACAACCTTCTCCAGAGACAAG TGAGGAGTTGGAGCTCTGTGCAGAAGCTTCCTGTTCCACAGTTCCCGTGAGTCCTAAAATCGTGGTGGACTCGGACTGCACTAGTCAAGCCTCCGGCTGCCCCAGCCACTCCTCTGTAGACGAGGATGATGATGTGCCAATCACTGATATCTACTTT CCTTTGGAGGAGAGGAGCTGGGTTTATTCTCCTCTGCACTACGCTACAGACTCTAGGTCTCTGCCCACAGGGGATGAGGACAGCGATACA CAGTGA
- the pip5k1ca gene encoding phosphatidylinositol 4-phosphate 5-kinase type-1 gamma isoform X2, producing MEAAADGASSLAEAEDGSPLSGDEPEFGVGDSQAMDPDAVRNAFISEMASSSGQPGLGKKIGHRGVDASGETTYKKTTSSALKGAIQLGIGYTVGNLSSKPERDVLMQDFYVVESIFFPSEGSNLTPAHHYPDFRFKTYAPVAFRYFRELFGIRPDDYLYSLCNEPLIELSNPGASGSVFYVTKDDEFIIKTVLHKEAEFLQKLLPGYYMNLNQNPRTLLPKFFGLYCVQSGGKNIRVVVMNNILPRVVRMHLKYDLKGSTYKRRASKKEREKAKPTFKDLDFMQDIPEGLMLDVDTYNALVKTLQRDCLVLESFKIMDYSLLLGLHNLDQAEREQNIEGSPSSSDGKRPPAQKALYTTAMESIQGASACGKDIDTDDTMGGIPAVNSKGERLLLYIGIIDILQSYRLIKKLEHTWKALVHDGDTVSVHRPSFYADRFFRFMSSTVFRKTSSLRSSPSKRGRGSLAMPKYSGPGAAWSISQLPSERDNNIYDLRGARSFPTLEDEGRSDVLPCTPPSFEDATTASIATTLSSTTSLSIPERSPSDTSEQPRYRRHTQSSQDGTTQEEDQQTITVEVELKRQDSEPTLIAPQPSPETSEELELCAEASCSTVPVSPKIVVDSDCTSQASGCPSHSSVDEDDDVPITDIYFPLEERSWVYSPLHYATDSRSLPTGDEDSDT from the exons ATGCTGTCAGAAATGCTTTCATCTCAGAG ATGGCATCATCTTCAGGCCAGCCAGGCCTCGGGAAAAAGATCGGACACAGAGGGGTGGACGCTTCTGGAGAGACGACATACAAGAAG ACCACATCATCAGCACTGAAAGGAGCCATCCAGCTTGGTATCGGCTACACGGTGGGCAATCTGAGCTCCAAGCCCGAGAGAGACGTCCTCATGCAGGACTTCTACGTAGTGGAGAGCATCTTCTTTCCCAG cGAGGGGAGCAACCTGACGCCGGCCCACCACTATCCCGACTTCCGTTTCAAGACATATGCCCCTGTGGCTTTCCGTTACTTCAGGGAGCTGTTTGGGATTCGCCCCGATGATTATCTG TACTCTCTATGTAACGAGCCGCTGATCGAGTTGTCGAACCCGGGAGCCAGCGGTTCTGTGTTCTATGTCACCAAGGATGACGAGTTCATCATCAAGACTGTCTTGCACAAGGAGGCGGAGTTCCTACAGAAGCTTCTGCCTGGGTATTACATG AACCTTAACCAGAACCCTCGCACACTGCTGCCCAAGTTTTTCGGCTTGTACTGCGTGCAATCCGGAGGAAAGAACATCCGAGTGGTTGTCATGAACAACATCCTGCCCAGGGTGGTACGCATGCACCTTAAATACGACCTAAAGGGCTCTACATACAAGCGCCGGGCCTCGAAAAAGGAGCGAGAGAAGGCAAAGCCAACATTTAAAGACCTCGACTTCATGCAGGACATTCCTGAGGGCCTGATGCTGGATGTTGACACTTACAATGCCCTTGTCAAGACGCTCCAGAGAGATTGCTTG GTGCTGGAGAGTTTTAAGATCATGGATTACAGTTTGTTGCTGGGGCTTCATAACCTCGACCAGGCTGAGAGGGAGCAGAACATCGAGGGCTCTCCGAGTAGCAGTGACGGGAAGAGACCACCAGCACAGAAAGCCCTCTACACCACAGCCATGGAGTCCATCCAGGGAGCCTCAGCCTGCGGAAAGGACATCGACACTGACGACAC GATGGGAGGCATCCCAGCAGTGAACAGTAAAGGAGAGCGTCTGTTGCTGTACATTGGCATCATTGACATCCTGCAGTCCTACAG GTTAATAAAGAAATTAGAACACACATGGAAAGCTCTCGTTCATGACGGG GACACAGTGTCTGTGCACCGACCTTCTTTCTATGCAGACAGATTCTTCAGATTTATGAGCAGCACAGTATTTCGGAAGACCTCCT CCTTGAGGTCTTCTCCCTCAAAGCGTGGCCGAGGAAGCCTGGCTATGCCCAAATACTCAGGGCCTGGAGCTGCATGGTCGATCAGCCAGCTTCCCTCTGAGAGAGACAACAACATTTACGACCTTCGAGGGGCTCGCAGCTTCCCCACACTGGAGGACGAAG gTCGCTCAGATGTTCTTCCCTGCACACCTCCATCATTTGAGGATGCCACCACAGCCTCCATTGCCACCACACTCTCCTCCACCACCTCTCTCTCCATTCCAGAACGCTCCCCATCTGACACCTCTGAGCAACCCCGCTACAG GAGACACACCCAGTCTAGCCAAGACGGAAC GACACAGGAGGAAGATCAGCAGACCATCACAGTAGAGGTGGAGTTGAAAAGACAAGACAGCGAGCCTACGCTCATAGCACCACAACCTTCTCCAGAGACAAG TGAGGAGTTGGAGCTCTGTGCAGAAGCTTCCTGTTCCACAGTTCCCGTGAGTCCTAAAATCGTGGTGGACTCGGACTGCACTAGTCAAGCCTCCGGCTGCCCCAGCCACTCCTCTGTAGACGAGGATGATGATGTGCCAATCACTGATATCTACTTT CCTTTGGAGGAGAGGAGCTGGGTTTATTCTCCTCTGCACTACGCTACAGACTCTAGGTCTCTGCCCACAGGGGATGAGGACAGCGATACA TGA
- the pip5k1ca gene encoding phosphatidylinositol 4-phosphate 5-kinase type-1 gamma isoform X4 produces the protein MEAAADGASSLAEAEDGSPLSGDEPEFGVGDSQAMDPDAVRNAFISEMASSSGQPGLGKKIGHRGVDASGETTYKKTTSSALKGAIQLGIGYTVGNLSSKPERDVLMQDFYVVESIFFPSEGSNLTPAHHYPDFRFKTYAPVAFRYFRELFGIRPDDYLYSLCNEPLIELSNPGASGSVFYVTKDDEFIIKTVLHKEAEFLQKLLPGYYMNLNQNPRTLLPKFFGLYCVQSGGKNIRVVVMNNILPRVVRMHLKYDLKGSTYKRRASKKEREKAKPTFKDLDFMQDIPEGLMLDVDTYNALVKTLQRDCLVLESFKIMDYSLLLGLHNLDQAEREQNIEGSPSSSDGKRPPAQKALYTTAMESIQGASACGKDIDTDDTMGGIPAVNSKGERLLLYIGIIDILQSYRLIKKLEHTWKALVHDGDTVSVHRPSFYADRFFRFMSSTVFRKTSSLRSSPSKRGRGSLAMPKYSGPGAAWSISQLPSERDNNIYDLRGARSFPTLEDEGRSDVLPCTPPSFEDATTASIATTLSSTTSLSIPERSPSDTSEQPRYRRHTQSSQDGTTQEEDQQTITVEVELKRQDSEPTLIAPQPSPETSEELELCAEASCSTVPVSPKIVVDSDCTSQASGCPSHSSVDEDDDVPITDIYF, from the exons ATGCTGTCAGAAATGCTTTCATCTCAGAG ATGGCATCATCTTCAGGCCAGCCAGGCCTCGGGAAAAAGATCGGACACAGAGGGGTGGACGCTTCTGGAGAGACGACATACAAGAAG ACCACATCATCAGCACTGAAAGGAGCCATCCAGCTTGGTATCGGCTACACGGTGGGCAATCTGAGCTCCAAGCCCGAGAGAGACGTCCTCATGCAGGACTTCTACGTAGTGGAGAGCATCTTCTTTCCCAG cGAGGGGAGCAACCTGACGCCGGCCCACCACTATCCCGACTTCCGTTTCAAGACATATGCCCCTGTGGCTTTCCGTTACTTCAGGGAGCTGTTTGGGATTCGCCCCGATGATTATCTG TACTCTCTATGTAACGAGCCGCTGATCGAGTTGTCGAACCCGGGAGCCAGCGGTTCTGTGTTCTATGTCACCAAGGATGACGAGTTCATCATCAAGACTGTCTTGCACAAGGAGGCGGAGTTCCTACAGAAGCTTCTGCCTGGGTATTACATG AACCTTAACCAGAACCCTCGCACACTGCTGCCCAAGTTTTTCGGCTTGTACTGCGTGCAATCCGGAGGAAAGAACATCCGAGTGGTTGTCATGAACAACATCCTGCCCAGGGTGGTACGCATGCACCTTAAATACGACCTAAAGGGCTCTACATACAAGCGCCGGGCCTCGAAAAAGGAGCGAGAGAAGGCAAAGCCAACATTTAAAGACCTCGACTTCATGCAGGACATTCCTGAGGGCCTGATGCTGGATGTTGACACTTACAATGCCCTTGTCAAGACGCTCCAGAGAGATTGCTTG GTGCTGGAGAGTTTTAAGATCATGGATTACAGTTTGTTGCTGGGGCTTCATAACCTCGACCAGGCTGAGAGGGAGCAGAACATCGAGGGCTCTCCGAGTAGCAGTGACGGGAAGAGACCACCAGCACAGAAAGCCCTCTACACCACAGCCATGGAGTCCATCCAGGGAGCCTCAGCCTGCGGAAAGGACATCGACACTGACGACAC GATGGGAGGCATCCCAGCAGTGAACAGTAAAGGAGAGCGTCTGTTGCTGTACATTGGCATCATTGACATCCTGCAGTCCTACAG GTTAATAAAGAAATTAGAACACACATGGAAAGCTCTCGTTCATGACGGG GACACAGTGTCTGTGCACCGACCTTCTTTCTATGCAGACAGATTCTTCAGATTTATGAGCAGCACAGTATTTCGGAAGACCTCCT CCTTGAGGTCTTCTCCCTCAAAGCGTGGCCGAGGAAGCCTGGCTATGCCCAAATACTCAGGGCCTGGAGCTGCATGGTCGATCAGCCAGCTTCCCTCTGAGAGAGACAACAACATTTACGACCTTCGAGGGGCTCGCAGCTTCCCCACACTGGAGGACGAAG gTCGCTCAGATGTTCTTCCCTGCACACCTCCATCATTTGAGGATGCCACCACAGCCTCCATTGCCACCACACTCTCCTCCACCACCTCTCTCTCCATTCCAGAACGCTCCCCATCTGACACCTCTGAGCAACCCCGCTACAG GAGACACACCCAGTCTAGCCAAGACGGAAC GACACAGGAGGAAGATCAGCAGACCATCACAGTAGAGGTGGAGTTGAAAAGACAAGACAGCGAGCCTACGCTCATAGCACCACAACCTTCTCCAGAGACAAG TGAGGAGTTGGAGCTCTGTGCAGAAGCTTCCTGTTCCACAGTTCCCGTGAGTCCTAAAATCGTGGTGGACTCGGACTGCACTAGTCAAGCCTCCGGCTGCCCCAGCCACTCCTCTGTAGACGAGGATGATGATGTGCCAATCACTGATATCTACTTT TGA
- the pip5k1ca gene encoding phosphatidylinositol 4-phosphate 5-kinase type-1 gamma isoform X3 has protein sequence MEAAADGASSLAEAEDGSPLSGDEPEFGVGDSQAMDPDAVRNAFISEMASSSGQPGLGKKIGHRGVDASGETTYKKTTSSALKGAIQLGIGYTVGNLSSKPERDVLMQDFYVVESIFFPSEGSNLTPAHHYPDFRFKTYAPVAFRYFRELFGIRPDDYLYSLCNEPLIELSNPGASGSVFYVTKDDEFIIKTVLHKEAEFLQKLLPGYYMNLNQNPRTLLPKFFGLYCVQSGGKNIRVVVMNNILPRVVRMHLKYDLKGSTYKRRASKKEREKAKPTFKDLDFMQDIPEGLMLDVDTYNALVKTLQRDCLVLESFKIMDYSLLLGLHNLDQAEREQNIEGSPSSSDGKRPPAQKALYTTAMESIQGASACGKDIDTDDTMGGIPAVNSKGERLLLYIGIIDILQSYRLIKKLEHTWKALVHDGDTVSVHRPSFYADRFFRFMSSTVFRKTSSLRSSPSKRGRGSLAMPKYSGPGAAWSISQLPSERDNNIYDLRGARSFPTLEDEGRSDVLPCTPPSFEDATTASIATTLSSTTSLSIPERSPSDTSEQPRYRRHTQSSQDGTTQEEDQQTITVEVELKRQDSEPTLIAPQPSPETSEELELCAEASCSTVPVSPKIVVDSDCTSQASGCPSHSSVDEDDDVPITDIYFQ, from the exons ATGCTGTCAGAAATGCTTTCATCTCAGAG ATGGCATCATCTTCAGGCCAGCCAGGCCTCGGGAAAAAGATCGGACACAGAGGGGTGGACGCTTCTGGAGAGACGACATACAAGAAG ACCACATCATCAGCACTGAAAGGAGCCATCCAGCTTGGTATCGGCTACACGGTGGGCAATCTGAGCTCCAAGCCCGAGAGAGACGTCCTCATGCAGGACTTCTACGTAGTGGAGAGCATCTTCTTTCCCAG cGAGGGGAGCAACCTGACGCCGGCCCACCACTATCCCGACTTCCGTTTCAAGACATATGCCCCTGTGGCTTTCCGTTACTTCAGGGAGCTGTTTGGGATTCGCCCCGATGATTATCTG TACTCTCTATGTAACGAGCCGCTGATCGAGTTGTCGAACCCGGGAGCCAGCGGTTCTGTGTTCTATGTCACCAAGGATGACGAGTTCATCATCAAGACTGTCTTGCACAAGGAGGCGGAGTTCCTACAGAAGCTTCTGCCTGGGTATTACATG AACCTTAACCAGAACCCTCGCACACTGCTGCCCAAGTTTTTCGGCTTGTACTGCGTGCAATCCGGAGGAAAGAACATCCGAGTGGTTGTCATGAACAACATCCTGCCCAGGGTGGTACGCATGCACCTTAAATACGACCTAAAGGGCTCTACATACAAGCGCCGGGCCTCGAAAAAGGAGCGAGAGAAGGCAAAGCCAACATTTAAAGACCTCGACTTCATGCAGGACATTCCTGAGGGCCTGATGCTGGATGTTGACACTTACAATGCCCTTGTCAAGACGCTCCAGAGAGATTGCTTG GTGCTGGAGAGTTTTAAGATCATGGATTACAGTTTGTTGCTGGGGCTTCATAACCTCGACCAGGCTGAGAGGGAGCAGAACATCGAGGGCTCTCCGAGTAGCAGTGACGGGAAGAGACCACCAGCACAGAAAGCCCTCTACACCACAGCCATGGAGTCCATCCAGGGAGCCTCAGCCTGCGGAAAGGACATCGACACTGACGACAC GATGGGAGGCATCCCAGCAGTGAACAGTAAAGGAGAGCGTCTGTTGCTGTACATTGGCATCATTGACATCCTGCAGTCCTACAG GTTAATAAAGAAATTAGAACACACATGGAAAGCTCTCGTTCATGACGGG GACACAGTGTCTGTGCACCGACCTTCTTTCTATGCAGACAGATTCTTCAGATTTATGAGCAGCACAGTATTTCGGAAGACCTCCT CCTTGAGGTCTTCTCCCTCAAAGCGTGGCCGAGGAAGCCTGGCTATGCCCAAATACTCAGGGCCTGGAGCTGCATGGTCGATCAGCCAGCTTCCCTCTGAGAGAGACAACAACATTTACGACCTTCGAGGGGCTCGCAGCTTCCCCACACTGGAGGACGAAG gTCGCTCAGATGTTCTTCCCTGCACACCTCCATCATTTGAGGATGCCACCACAGCCTCCATTGCCACCACACTCTCCTCCACCACCTCTCTCTCCATTCCAGAACGCTCCCCATCTGACACCTCTGAGCAACCCCGCTACAG GAGACACACCCAGTCTAGCCAAGACGGAAC GACACAGGAGGAAGATCAGCAGACCATCACAGTAGAGGTGGAGTTGAAAAGACAAGACAGCGAGCCTACGCTCATAGCACCACAACCTTCTCCAGAGACAAG TGAGGAGTTGGAGCTCTGTGCAGAAGCTTCCTGTTCCACAGTTCCCGTGAGTCCTAAAATCGTGGTGGACTCGGACTGCACTAGTCAAGCCTCCGGCTGCCCCAGCCACTCCTCTGTAGACGAGGATGATGATGTGCCAATCACTGATATCTACTTT CAGTGA